ttattattatcGTGAAGTTGTGTAATAACAGGAACAGTATTTGAAAATGATGAACATCGAGatcattaatttaattttgtataTGATGTCACCTAAATTAAAAGAATTTCAAGTCAGTAAAAAATTTTAGATTTTGGATGGAAAACTGACTAGATCGCTCATACCAAGATGGGCAAGTAAAATATTCTCCTACACATTAAACATATTTTGGAAATTTTGCTGTAATATtcacattttattattttaaagacgcaaaaataaaatgattcagAAATTGATCCTACGAACAAATCGGGCGTGTCCAAGTCAAATAAAACACATAATAATTTTATGCGCAGATATTCAGGGTCATGGAACTAACAAAATACATGTATTCATTTTTAAATTCATCCTAATTGAGCCTTTTAATTTGTTCTGTGAATTTACCTCCTGTTTTTATAAATTGAGAACATAAAAGCAAGTAAACAACATCAAAAGATGGAAAGCACAAAGGGAAGAGATtgataaaagaaagaaacacatCCAATCAAAAGAAAATGGGCATTATCTCTTACTCTGCTCTTTTTGGGGCTTATGTCACACTATCTAAGATACACGTGAATAGATTGAAGACTACACGAAATATATAAAGAGAAACCAAGATTTTGAAATGGCAATACCTTATTTCCTGTGTGTTTCGTTGGGCTCTTCAGCCATAGAGCCCGACGGCACTGCAATCGATCTATAAGGGTTTGCTCTTAAGCACACATCATAAGGTCACATGTGCAACCTAGTTCAAGAACGAATCACTTCGGTCCAACTTACAAAGGGTTGAGATGAAACACTTAAAGCGTTACGACACTAAGCCAACCATGCGCCCAGAAGCACCATGTAAGGGCTTCCCTTGCACTTGAGGAGACACTAAACACATATACCAACCTTATACATATAAGTTTTATCGTTCATTCACATAACATGCTATTCGATCTTAGAATTATTTGAGTTCTTTTAAGACTTATGGATTCTCTCCTTGCTCACACACTGACTTGAGCGTCAGAGTCTCTTTTGCAGGTACTCCCCCCCGACATTCAATGTCAGCACCCTCAGTCTCACAAGCGAGTCACGACCGAGCACCGCCGTAGAGCCTGATGAAAGATGATTTGACAAaagaggttttcctccactaactagTTTCAAATCTCTTTaatttcaagactcaatcgtagtataatATCAGATTTTAACATTTATCATTTCCACAATAATTGTGTTCCTACGTATTAATCTTACTACCTAGACATTGTTTGAATGATTCAAATGTGATCATTATCTAACTGAAATAACGGTAAAGAAAACGATAAAAGATATACCCAAAATAATCCAACATTAAACATAAGCCACCCAATCAAATCTGCCTCAACCTACGAGACCTAATATTAGTTACAATGCAGCCTTGAAGGGAAACTTCATCAGAGCAACCATAAGTCAAACCAAGTCGAACCTCTAAGGCCAAGGCCACTCTCGCCCGCGTCATAACACCCAAAGGTAAGGCCCTTGGAACTCTGAGAATCAGAGACACAAACTGATTATCCAAAGTGCCCACAACAACCTCCTAGGGGTCCATAGAGGAGGGAAACTTAGGCTCCGCTACCAAAGGCGGGCTCTTCCCTTTCCTGGGTCGCCCATGAGGGTGAGAAACCTTCACAATAGAACACTGCCCTTTAACTACCCCTTCCCCTGGATCAAAGACACCAGAAGAGGAAGAAGCTCCACTAAGAGACTTTTTTGGTCGACACCGACGTCTAGGAAGCCGCAAGGTCCTTCAACACCAATACAAGAAGACTTTTCAATCCCCTCATAAGGCAGGGGACCAGAGCACCTTCCATCAGCAACAGAAGAAGAAATAACAGGACCAGCAAAGGGAGAAGAAACTCTAGCCACCAAGTGAACAACACTCTGTTGAACACAGTCCCACAGGGAGGGAATCTCCAACTTCCAAGAGCGGTCAAGGCCAACAAAAAGGAGATCGACCTTTGCAAGGCGACGCTGGTCGGAGTAAACCAGGACAACAAACAAATTCacttgaaaaaagaaaagaccTCAAGCAAGGAACTTGCTACCTTAGGAATAACTCGGTACCCCGAAGGACCACCACGCACCAGAGCCTAGTAGCATACCCTTCTatacaattttatttttgaaaaacatgGCATGAATTGGAATATATACTTAAttttagtctttatttttaaatattgtaCATTTACCTCACTTGATGAGTGTGTATTTTTGAGAAGGGTGTTTATCTGTTACTATTTtctttaataatttaataaagtTTCCACTTTCAAAAAACAGAAAtcataataatttaataataacaATATATTGTATGTGTTTACATAAGTAGACCAGCCAgttgagaaaaaaaatctttcaattAACATAAAACCTTATCTTCATAATTAAATACAATTTTAATACTGTTTGGCTAAATTGTTTAATAAACAAACCAAGTTAAAGAAAACAGacaattaaaattttcatataaacaaaaaataatatactacaaattaaaataatgtaCTTTAGATAGATGAGATCTCTCTTCGGTGCTCATGTCACTATAGAGGATCCAGCCCCCAAAGGCCAACACATTGGAAACAAACCTTAATAGACAAGCATGATCTAATAGTTGAGAAAAAAATCAACATATTAAAGGATCATTGTCCTTGTACAAAACGAAGTAAATTCCAATTTTTGGATATTCACTTTAAGTTTAGCTTAGATGATCAAACCTTTGTGAAAGCGGTTGTTTTAAAATTTCCAAGTAGTTCTACAATGTCTTTTGCATGAATACCCTCTGAATAGAATTGTTGCTTACATATCTTTGTTGACTTTGTTTACTAGTCACATTGCTTTCTATTAAGGAACTTGTTGGCATAAGGGGTGAATCCTCCAATGACATAACCTAGTGGTTTCAAAAGTGCCACTTTCACAAACATTCGGTCAGCTAAAATAAATTGGTGGTGAATGTTCAAAATCATGGATTTATTTCGTTTTGTGACAATATCATTGATCCTTCAATAAATTGATCTTTTTTTTACTATATTGGATCatacatgtatttttttttacagcaaaatgGATTTATTTATGAAAAGAAAGGTACTGGGAACAACCCTCACAGTTGAGGAACAGAGGAAAGCTAGATTAAACAAGAACAATGCAGAAACGAAAAATACACATAAGAAAACAGAACAACAATGAAACGAAAAAAGTAAAACACACCAGATATGCCTTTTATAGTCCCAAAACAATCATTCAAAGCCAGGTCAAATTACAGATCAAACAAGACAGAGGCTCCACAATGTAACACCTTTAGCCAGTTGCAACGGACAAGATTAACTCTTCCCCACTATACATTTGTTTCATAATCACTTATGCGTTTTAACACTGTGGAGTCATGATATTTGCAATTACATGCAAATGCATACCTAGGACAAAGCCAATAGGGATAATTGAGGGTACTGTCAGTAAGTGGCACCCTATGCATACTCCCCTCATTAACCGAAAAGATTCCCAACTCACACTTATCATCCTTTGCATGGTGGCCAATGAAGTATATGTGGTCTTCTTGAAGCATGGAGCAATGTTTAGCGGGAAGAGATTCGCAATATAAGCCACTCACAAACAAAACCTGGTCTTCCAAGCTTTCCATTTTGACTAGCTGGTGGGGTGAGACATCATCAATTCTTTCTTGAACCTTGAAAATTTCAAAGTTAATAGTTTGTCctagaatgcttgaaatttcaaAATGCCTCTTGACAACCAAAAGACTCCCCTTAGACTCCACCAAATATATATCAAAATTGTCTGATATTGGACTTGTTGTTGGAAAGGTAGCATACATAGAACCCTTAGGAATGagttcatcatcttcaattCGGAATACATCAATCTTGTCACCATCATGGTTAATGGCATATAACTTATCATTGTAAAACGCGAGATTCCCATACTCCTCATCACCTATGTAGACTTTCCATTCTTTATCACTTATGTTGCACCAAACCAGGCCTCCATCAAAAGTGACACCTGCAACAATGATGGGATTTAAATCGGCACACATTGACATCGTGAAAACTGTAGGGGTTGAGTTGAGTAAATGTTGTTGTGAAGCTCGAAGAGGAAGATCAATTCGaacttttgagaagagatttagAATAAATATTTCAACTTCTGATCGAATGACTAGCCAACCCTTGCAGGAGCCGACAATGAAGGTATTGTCCAAAGGCAGGAATGGTTTTTCCATCTTGTAGATTTTCTGAAGTGAGATACTGAAAAGACTATAGTGTGGACTTGTGTCTTCAATGTCAGTAATTAGCCAGGGGATATCCGGGGCCCAAATGTTGGCTTTGTTAGAGGTGGAAGAATGCCACTTCTTGCACACACTACTAGCTATAGCTTGATCTGGAATTGTCAATAGCTTCCACAAGTGCTCTAGAATCTTTTTTGGCAACATCGACCAATCTGGGTATCGACTATTGCTTTTGAAATTTTCCATACTCCTTTCCATGCTGCATCACATATAACCAACATttcaaatataatatataaagagaTATGAATTATTTGATAGGTCACCTTAATTTGTTTTGGGAGAGTGAAAATCTAAGTCTAGTGTCCAAATATTGCTAACATTCTTCAAATGTCAATATGTAAAGTTGTTGTGGAATAGGGTGATGAAACACCATTAAATCACGTTACGTTAAACACATATAAATGGATAAGAACCTTAAAAAATAGGTAAGGGGTAAGTTACAAATCATATATATTATGAGCCATCTGATTGTATGGAAAGATAGATCAAATACAATCTCCATTTCTtgtttttcaagaaaaaaatactTTGTAACTTTTTTTGTTAAGCGTTTAGTAAAGATGCTCTGAATAACTTGTTGAATATATGATTCTGatgattttttaaaacatatGCAACTCGAACTAAAATCACAATACTGCACAATGCAAACATCAAACATGTGAAAATAATAGTAGTAGCTGTAAAAATTCAATATGAAGATTTAGATGGGAAAGACAAACCTTGTGTTGTTTCACAAAGAAGAAGCAAGACCAGTGCAAAGAATTTTTACTCAATGATAGAAAGTAAGTAATACAATTGATGATACCTGAAATTGATATAAATAGAGAATTTTTCCTCCTTTCGTATTAAAAGTATAAAtctatatattttaatataatagacttgagaaaacattaattaatgtaAGAATTACTAATTAATTCAGTTTCAAAActgaatttattttaataatatatttatcataaaattaattattaatagtaaattcattaaaaatattaaaaaagttcttaattaaaatatttaatgaatttattaattatataacttTGGTCAAAACTACCTTTACTTTCctactaaaaaaattatatttatttttaataaagttGACTTGAGAAAGCATTAGTGACGAGTTCAAAACCTATATtcattatataatattttacttCACTAAATAtactatttattaataaaatattaaaatgaaatGTTAACATTAATTGTTATCttgaaaataatcaattatgaatattaaattctaaaaaaatattaaagttTACTTATTAATGATTGTATTAATCAGTACTTGAGtcaaaaaagttttttttcttttgtattaacTATTAAGAAAGTATAAATCACTTAAAAATAAGTATAAATCAACGAAAAAAAAGAAAGTATAAATCTATTTGTTTTAATAAAATAGACTTTAGAAAGCATTAATGTAAAAAACGATGAGTCAACTTTGGGCTTAGTCCCtctaaaaaaaatgatgagtcAACTTTTAAAACTTTGAGctcatttaatatattttgatgtgattaaatataatatttcttaataaaatataaaattaattttttacttttttttaacattaattattaatggTTAGTTCAGAAAAGAATAATAAACTTATTGGAATCTCTTTTTTGGTGAATAAATTTAGTAGCATCTCTAAAGTTTTTAAGActtccatttttattttttttaaagaataatTAAGTATTTAAAtagtataaaatttatttaagaaTTTACTAGTCACACCATTAATTGTTTTTGCTTTAATTATTTGATAATACTTTGATTGTTGAATAAAAAGTAAATCGGCATGGTCTACCATTTAGAAGGAGGGGAAAAATAATTGAGGAGATACATTTCATCATGATAAAGATAGTAAACTATGTGGAAGCCTCATGGGAATTAGAACTATTTTAACCAAACTCTTTTCAATACATTCATGCGTGTAACGTACACCGATTTCTTAAGGGTTAAAATCATAATATCAAATAATTTAAAAGACAATTAAAACAAGGAGAATTTGAATCAATAAGAAACTTTAACAAAAGTAGGACCAAAATGAAATCAGCCATAATATCAGGCATTTATAGTGGTGCTTTCAAAGAAAGGTCCATCGACCATCATGAGCAAGGCATTCTCAGCGGTGCAACACTTCATCTCAACATCGACTTCCTTCGTCTATTGTGTTAAGCGCCCACGCAACACATAAGAAAGTGTCAACTCAAAAGAAAAACACGACGCCATATAGTAGCATGTTAAACATGTTCATATTAAACAACATAGTTTAATCCAAATAAGATAGTATGTTCAAAACGACATAATCCGATTATCAAGTCATCAGTCAACGTATCCTAGGGTTAGTTTAGGATGATGCACAGTACAGGTCAGCCTTCTTGTCAAAAACATGATCTGGATACATAATGCCAACCATTAAGGTGGCGGGATAAACACGACTCCTTGAAACACGAACGAGAGTGAAGCTTAATTCATTGTATTCTTTTGCAACGTAACTAATCTTGCTTTGTTCTTGTGATTTTTCAatcctcattcaacttgtttttgAATACCCATTTGATTCCAATAATAGTTTTATCTTTAGGTATGAGAACCCGGGTCCAAACTTGACTTCTTTCGAATTGATAAATTTTTCTTATAAACCCAAGATCCAGCTTTCATCATTGAGAGCTTGAGATACATATTTAggttcaatctctgagatgaatgTCATGTTGTTGAATTCTTCATACTTAGAGAAGAATGCcagatttttttctttgaagggTGATCTTGTTTTAACTCGTTCAGGAGGATTCCAATTACTTTCTCAGGTGGATAATTAGCCTTATATCTCCAATCTTTTTGTAGATATGATCTTCATGAGGGTGTGTCTTGATTAGATGACTCATCATTTGTATTAGACGATTGACGAGCAGACAAGTCAATATTAGTTTGCAATTGCAGTTGATCAAATGATGAGGGGTCTAAGTAACTTTTTCTTTGGTTTAGATCAAGTCCTGCAAAATCCTCATCTAGGCTTGCTAGATCATGAGTAGTAGGAAAAATAGGGACCAAACGAGCAAACATGTTTCTTACACATTcttgattttgaaaattggacTTTCTTGGTTGTAACTTTAATGTTAGATTGCTATGAAATTCTGGTTGGACTATGTCATTCCTAATCCAGCCTGAATTGTAATGCAACCCGACATTGAAGTTGCAGTCAAGAATGACCAATATCGTATGCTTAACTAATGAAATTGATGATAAATATAAGGTGTGGATGGATTTATATGAATggtaaaataaatcaaataatttTACTCCATGAAAATTTGCAAAGCAAATTTGGTGAGAACTTGCATTATTTGCTAATAGTTTAGGGTTCCTAAGTTGGCGGTCTCGTTTAGGACAAACAATATCCCTAACTTTGAGATAATAAGCATTGTAATTCCGAGTTAGGGGGCACTGTTTGACCTGGACAAGAGAGACTAATTTTGGGACATGTTAGCTATGAGCAAATGGCTACAACTCATCGTTAAATTTGCATTGACAAGAGAGACTTATTTTCTACGTTGTACATATATAACGTCTGCCAAGCCAACACTATTCAGAGTTGGTCTATACGACCAATGCTACTTTTTATGAATTTGTGTCGGCCGAAGTAGCAAGTGAGTTGCGTAAGTGTATTGTTGGTTAATCTGACGCTAATGTGTAGGGTCACCCCAGGCCGGGGCCGACGCTAAATAGTTAGTATCATACCATGTAACATGAGTCTCGATGTTGACACTAAATTAATGTTACCGTATGTCATTTGTTGCCTACTCAGGAAAGAAAGGGATCAGGGGGCTTATTGATCGGAGAAAGGGAAGAGACTTATTGGTTTGACCTAATTGAGAAGGAGACAAAAAAGGGATCACCTAACCTTCTCTTGAGTGAGAGAGGCAAGTCGCAAGGCAAAAAGCTTAGTCGTTTTCAAGTTTGAGGGTCTCCTTTCCATTATCTCTCAAACATAATTGGATAACTAATTCTTCTTGATTAATCCTTCGACACACTTTAAATATATGATTGGAGTATTAAGGGATCCTtgttattaaattaaattaacttgAGAAAGTACAcccaaataataattttaacgtGAGAATAATAATGTGTTGAACCAAATTAAACTCCAAACTTTCTTCCATTTCAACAATACAAAATTAAACTCCAAACATAAAAGCTACAATATCAAAAAATAAAGcatgcattttattttatttattacaatAGCAATTGTATAGAGAAGGCTATTGCATGAGGTGACATCAGTACAAGATTCTTATACAATCTGAATGAAACGAGTATTAATATTAGTTGTTGTCATACCAAGACTTCTTTAGAAGATTATCAATTATGCTCTTATCCACCTGTAAAGCTTTGGTAAGAACCTCTTGAGAAATTGGAGGACTAGCTTTAAACAAAGCATTTGCAATGGTAATAACTCCAGGATTTTGACTACTCAATCCAGCAATAGCAACAGCATTTCCAGATCCCACATTCAATTGGAAATGAATGAGACCAATTGGGAACACAAAAACATCACCTTTGTTGAGAACTTTAGTGAAGAGACGATTACCACCATTTGCGTTATTGGATGTGACAAATCCAACGTAGAGAGTTCCTTCAAGGACTATAAGGATCTCTGTGGCTCGAGGGTGAGTGTGTGGAGGGTTTAAACCTTTAGGTGCAAAATCTATGCGAGCCAAAGATATGCCAAGTGTGTTTAGTCCAAATAGTTGCTCAACTGTGACAGGGGTCACTTTAGAGCCAAGTGGATTAGAGGTGCTCCCAGGTTCCACATGTTTGAAGAAATCTTCAGCTTTCACAAGAGCAGGGTCTTTGCAGAATTTTCCATTCACAAACACTGTACGCATGAACAATTTTTATTGTAATCTTATAAATAGGGAAAGAACTAGAGAAACAAGTTTTCTAATTACTTGTTTACGAAATATTAACatattaaacaatttttttttaaatcaacaatAACTAATTGGAGGGGCCgtgtaaaaaattatttaattagaaaGACAAATATAACATTTGAATATTACTATTGTATCTATAGAGTTACCACTCATGGAAGCCCGATCTAAGGAGGCGgtgtaaaaatttatttaattagaaaaacAAATATAACATTTGAATATTACTATTGTATCTATAAAGTTACCACTCATGGTAGTCCGGTCTAAGGAGCGAGTCATAAGCGCACATGACAATTAAAAGCTAGGAGGATTGAGGCTACCGAGCTACCACTCATGGTGGCCCGACCTCAGAAGCTAAAGAGTGGGTGATTCCAATAAAGGCAAAGCCCGGTCTAACCAGAGGAACAACTAACCCTTAGATTAAGTAGTTGTGTTACCGGGCtccgtttttaatttttttctcctgTAGCCTGGGCATCACACAATACTCTGTTTTTCTTGGCCTTTTAGCATTTCCCTTTACTTTGTATTTTCACCATGGGATTGAAGTACCCATAATACTTCTTTAATTAAGTTTGTCTTATCTAAAAAAATTGTTGTGTAACCTCACATTCATTAGTCAATTTACATCATTCAATCATCCAATAAATCACGTCCCAAAAATGAAACGGCGCCTAGAGACAATTTTAAGCCTACTAAAAGCTAGCCTAAGATAATAGGGATTTGATATCGTCACCGACTCTAATCCCCAGAGTTTTGAGAGAacaactataaaaaaaaatataagaaactaaaaaataaaaggaattaTCTTTGAGGGAACCACTACCCCACTTTCatcgtcaaaaaaaaaaaagactaccCCACTTTCCATCAACTTGCCCTATCACTGCTTGCAATTTGCATGACCTAAACGAAAAACAAACTTAATTAACATTTGGGTAGTAGGAATTATGAGGATTTAGGAAACATACCACCATCTTTTGGGTCATTGATTCCCACACAAAAGTCTTGTAGAGGGCTGGGGTCATAGGCAGAGGCAAAAGAGGATGCCAAAGCCAAGATGGTAACAAGGAAGTACACAACTTTCATTTTGCCTCTCACTATATTACTCCTTAATGGTTCTGTGTATGTATGTAATTTCTTGTGTGTTTTGAAGCATGTTAAGCTTGCTATTTATAAGGATAAAACATTGAAGTGGTTTGCTCACTTGCTGTTTATCTTTAACGCAATTAATTTTCTAATTAACAATGAACCATTCCTACCTTCAAAAAACAATGAATCATTCTTTAACAACTACATGAGAGCTTGATCAAAAGAGTGGACTAAGTAGGTTAAAGCAATTGTTTCTAGATTGCGTCCTCTGACTAGGCATGCTGGCATGGTACATGATGTTATTCGTAATAATGTGAAACCCACCAGGcgtaaataaaaaattagtataTGGACTTTGTCTCAATTCTTGAGAGCCTATCTTAATTTCAATGGTTGCAATTACAGTTTAACTGACATTGCATCATAAGGAGTAGTTGGTGGAATTTGGAATTATTTTAAAGAATATTGGGTGATAAATAATATGTTCAAAAAGGAAGAGAGACCATATATTTCTGATTGAGCTATAATTAATTAACAATCATAATAATTTTCactttattttctatctatttcttttcttttaattacATAACTCATCACGTTTGTTTTCTATCTGTCTTTTTTCCTCTCAAtttctattttaaaataaagtgtgaatcaagtttttaCTTTCTGATTTGCCCTGTCAACAAATATAATAGTTACTTATTGCAAACCAAATTATAAcgtaacctttttttttattattataaagaTTTTGATAAGgagaaattatttaaaaaaaaaatattaattctaTCTTCAATTTCCATTGCGGATTTGAGAGCCGTGTTGGAGGAGTAATCTATATGTATTTCTGTAAGTTGTTTATGGTCCCGGTGACAATTCTTAATCCGTAATAATTAGAGTTGAACACAcccaaatttttatttaaaaaaaaatatcttgtAGAAAGCTCTAAAGTATAATGCTTATGATAAGAGGAAGTGGTAATACTAAAACGAAAATGGTAGCAGAAAATTAATTAGGGACACTGTAGTTATAGGCAAATTCTTGTGAAAAAATTGTGTAAGAAAAACGAGGAGGGAAAAGCATAGAATATGAACCGGTAGTGAAGTGGGTTGTTATAATATTGGTTACgtatttcatttttaaataagTGGTCGTGATTTCAATTTTTACCtcttagttttaaaaaaaaaatataggccAGCTATTTAGAGCTTAATGCGCTGACATGAGACCAGTAATTAGTTACACGATTATCGTTTGTGGAaccaaaaaaaatgtgaaatggTCATGATTCATTTACACATTATT
This is a stretch of genomic DNA from Lotus japonicus ecotype B-129 chromosome 1, LjGifu_v1.2. It encodes these proteins:
- the LOC130721059 gene encoding putative F-box protein At5g66830 is translated as MERSMENFKSNSRYPDWSMLPKKILEHLWKLLTIPDQAIASSVCKKWHSSTSNKANIWAPDIPWLITDIEDTSPHYSLFSISLQKIYKMEKPFLPLDNTFIVGSCKGWLVIRSEVEIFILNLFSKVRIDLPLRASQQHLLNSTPTVFTMSMCADLNPIIVAGVTFDGGLVWCNISDKEWKVYIGDEEYGNLAFYNDKLYAINHDGDKIDVFRIEDDELIPKGSMYATFPTTSPISDNFDIYLVESKGSLLVVKRHFEISSILGQTINFEIFKVQERIDDVSPHQLVKMESLEDQVLFVSGLYCESLPAKHCSMLQEDHIYFIGHHAKDDKCELGIFSVNEGSMHRVPLTDSTLNYPYWLCPRYAFACNCKYHDSTVLKRISDYETNV
- the LOC130729663 gene encoding germin-like protein subfamily 1 member 13, which translates into the protein MKVVYFLVTILALASSFASAYDPSPLQDFCVGINDPKDGVFVNGKFCKDPALVKAEDFFKHVEPGSTSNPLGSKVTPVTVEQLFGLNTLGISLARIDFAPKGLNPPHTHPRATEILIVLEGTLYVGFVTSNNANGGNRLFTKVLNKGDVFVFPIGLIHFQLNVGSGNAVAIAGLSSQNPGVITIANALFKASPPISQEVLTKALQVDKSIIDNLLKKSWYDNN